A DNA window from Nocardiopsis changdeensis contains the following coding sequences:
- a CDS encoding DUF2786 domain-containing protein: MDDAKARRRIDALLATARHPNTSPAVAQAYLAKAAELRIRYNVDPDAAHHCPGTGPDTKDAGVSWWDFHVPDTGGRGAACAAGLAYVIDACGGMSVRGRARSAGGYQVTVVAAEGAMALIRELVPVVLEQMHRRAVAECRRWRAERYGGATDAEARRWREDYVRAFGFGLAEQINTGNRDLVAEGEAGRAAGMVLAADRTRVQAAYRRRYGGRVRTVPAHGARHAQALEAGRRDGRTSAPHTRSGA; the protein is encoded by the coding sequence GTGGACGACGCCAAGGCCCGCCGCAGAATCGACGCCCTGCTGGCCACCGCCCGCCACCCCAACACCTCCCCTGCCGTCGCACAGGCGTACCTGGCCAAAGCCGCTGAGCTGCGCATCCGCTACAACGTCGACCCCGACGCCGCCCACCACTGCCCCGGCACCGGGCCGGACACGAAGGACGCCGGTGTGTCCTGGTGGGATTTCCACGTCCCCGACACCGGCGGGCGCGGAGCGGCGTGCGCCGCCGGCCTGGCCTACGTCATCGACGCCTGCGGAGGCATGTCGGTGCGCGGACGGGCCCGCAGCGCGGGCGGCTACCAGGTGACGGTGGTCGCCGCCGAGGGTGCCATGGCCCTCATCCGCGAGCTGGTGCCGGTGGTCCTGGAGCAGATGCACCGCCGGGCCGTGGCCGAGTGCCGCCGCTGGCGCGCCGAGCGGTACGGCGGCGCCACCGACGCCGAGGCGCGCCGGTGGCGCGAGGACTACGTGCGCGCGTTCGGTTTCGGCCTGGCCGAGCAGATCAACACCGGCAACCGCGATCTGGTCGCCGAGGGCGAGGCCGGGCGGGCGGCCGGGATGGTGCTGGCCGCCGACCGGACGCGGGTGCAGGCCGCCTACCGGCGCCGGTACGGGGGACGGGTGCGCACCGTGCCCGCCCACGGGGCGCGCCACGCCCAGGCCCTGGAGGCCGGGCGGCGCGATGGCCGCACCAGTGCCCCCCACACCCGGTCCGGCGCCTGA
- a CDS encoding tyrosine-type recombinase/integrase encodes MTLEPLPAHTIPTARPEAAPEPGLADRIRVAWLLAQPSPHTRQAYARDLEMWAGFLDGLGVDVLAARRVHVDAWTRARQAAGDASSTRARRLASVSSFYSFAVGYAAENGREDLGLHNPAASVKRPPKASAPTRALDKSEYLDLLAAAEDAAPAWGPRDAAVVALLGMGGFRVATLTSMDVGDLGVHGAHRTITYTGKGDKRRTAPLVPAVLGYLDAHHAARRAVAPVAAWEPLLLANDGGRLSDDQVTRILARCARAAGLRAPAQVRPHVLRATYATLARAAGVSLWDLQEAMDHADPRTTQRYEQGEHRLANAPAYAVATFLLSA; translated from the coding sequence ATGACCCTGGAGCCCCTGCCCGCGCACACCATCCCCACCGCCCGCCCCGAAGCGGCGCCGGAGCCCGGCCTGGCCGACCGGATCCGGGTGGCGTGGCTGCTCGCACAGCCCTCCCCCCATACACGGCAGGCGTACGCCCGGGACCTGGAGATGTGGGCGGGGTTCCTCGACGGCCTGGGCGTGGACGTGCTGGCGGCGCGGCGCGTGCACGTGGACGCCTGGACGCGCGCCCGGCAGGCCGCCGGGGACGCCTCCTCGACCCGGGCCCGGCGCCTGGCCTCGGTGTCCTCGTTCTACTCCTTCGCGGTGGGCTACGCGGCGGAGAACGGCCGCGAGGACCTGGGCCTGCACAACCCGGCCGCGTCGGTCAAGCGCCCCCCCAAGGCCAGTGCGCCCACCCGGGCCCTGGACAAGAGCGAGTACCTGGACCTGCTGGCGGCCGCCGAGGACGCCGCCCCGGCGTGGGGGCCGCGCGACGCCGCGGTGGTCGCGCTGCTGGGGATGGGCGGGTTCCGTGTGGCCACGCTGACCTCCATGGACGTCGGCGACCTGGGGGTGCACGGGGCGCACCGGACCATCACCTACACCGGCAAAGGCGACAAGCGCCGCACGGCACCGCTGGTACCGGCCGTTCTCGGCTACCTGGACGCCCACCACGCGGCCCGGCGGGCAGTGGCGCCGGTGGCGGCATGGGAGCCGCTGCTCCTGGCCAACGACGGCGGCCGCCTGTCCGATGACCAGGTGACGCGGATCCTGGCCCGGTGCGCGCGCGCCGCGGGCCTGCGCGCCCCCGCGCAGGTGCGTCCGCATGTGCTGCGCGCCACCTACGCGACTCTGGCGCGGGCGGCCGGGGTGTCGCTGTGGGACCTGCAAGAGGCGATGGACCACGCCGACCCGCGCACCACGCAGCGGTACGAACAGGGTGAGCACCGGCTGGCCAACGCCCCCGCCTACGCGGTGGCGACCTTCCTGCTCAGCGCCTGA
- a CDS encoding type II toxin-antitoxin system prevent-host-death family antitoxin: MSTQTEPSAQVRDALGDRVRRVQASGQTLTLTVDGRADSALVTLEMLTATGLAPVGAWGIRQAREEWAQLRTAAAEQGPQIITDRGTPVVALVSAEHARLIAQGLPVLEAAELRFDGHQITDQDGRIIAPGTYSYVGGVLHVPAPDADGDGHDR, encoded by the coding sequence TTGTCCACCCAGACCGAGCCCAGTGCGCAGGTCAGAGACGCGCTCGGTGACCGTGTCCGCAGAGTCCAGGCCAGCGGGCAGACGCTCACACTGACCGTGGACGGCCGCGCCGACAGCGCTCTCGTGACGCTGGAGATGCTCACCGCCACCGGGCTGGCCCCGGTCGGGGCGTGGGGCATCCGCCAGGCCCGCGAGGAGTGGGCGCAGCTGCGCACCGCGGCCGCCGAACAGGGCCCGCAGATCATCACCGACCGGGGCACGCCCGTGGTCGCGCTCGTCTCGGCCGAGCACGCGCGCCTCATCGCCCAGGGCCTGCCCGTCCTGGAAGCGGCAGAGCTGCGCTTCGACGGGCACCAGATCACCGACCAGGACGGGCGCATCATCGCGCCCGGCACCTACAGCTACGTCGGGGGCGTACTCCACGTGCCCGCACCCGATGCCGACGGGGACGGCCATGACCGGTGA
- the casA gene encoding type I-E CRISPR-associated protein Cse1/CasA, producing MPDLGLNLFRDPWIPVVYADGTRTEVGVRTALADADRIAALAAENPTVDIALYRLLLAVAHRLAGPVDSRHWPALWESGLPLEDLEEIGRGRWELLPADGEPGFAQDPVQRPEPAPVASLTALADRGAGAGFLWRMPPELSLSEAARWLLWCHAWDTGGIRAAHERGIDRGVPVGPAAALPHTRLVGTPLAQTLLLNLAPGPQGPAGQGWWERTTPVAGRRRGRTPEGMVDLLCWPARRIRLLPDADGLVRRVYITGGDDLRVPGDPAHGADQCFQDAYRLVLPRSLEATVPGLVAPAKSRTTPPSTPTVIDWFADRHHVLDRVQVETTTLATDRHRSVIYDIHDRTWTLPAAALVPGTAAHARLARVRDMVALADSAVRAAATATVPSRAARAKERVADLVARARHEWSGDLAPELADLDTDAGMEQCREALADVVARHVDRADRRLRSNPGRLAEGAPALSKARALSHRLSQPGPAEPAEAAL from the coding sequence ATGCCCGACCTTGGGTTGAACCTGTTCCGCGATCCGTGGATCCCCGTGGTCTACGCCGACGGCACCCGGACCGAGGTCGGTGTGCGCACTGCCCTGGCCGACGCCGACCGCATCGCGGCCCTGGCCGCCGAGAACCCCACCGTGGACATCGCCTTGTACCGGCTGCTGCTGGCCGTGGCCCACCGCCTGGCCGGCCCGGTCGACTCCCGGCACTGGCCCGCCCTGTGGGAGTCGGGCCTGCCCCTGGAGGACCTGGAGGAGATCGGGCGGGGCCGGTGGGAACTGCTGCCCGCCGACGGGGAGCCCGGCTTCGCTCAGGATCCCGTGCAGCGGCCCGAGCCCGCCCCGGTGGCGTCCCTGACCGCCCTGGCCGACCGCGGCGCCGGCGCCGGGTTCCTGTGGCGCATGCCCCCGGAGCTGAGCCTGTCCGAGGCGGCCCGGTGGCTGCTGTGGTGCCACGCCTGGGACACCGGCGGCATCCGCGCCGCCCACGAACGCGGGATCGACCGGGGGGTGCCGGTCGGCCCGGCGGCCGCCCTCCCCCACACCCGGCTGGTCGGCACCCCCCTCGCCCAGACCCTGCTGCTGAACCTGGCCCCCGGCCCCCAGGGGCCGGCCGGGCAGGGCTGGTGGGAGCGCACCACCCCGGTGGCGGGGCGCCGCCGCGGCCGCACCCCGGAGGGGATGGTGGACCTGTTGTGCTGGCCCGCCCGCCGCATCCGCCTGCTGCCCGACGCCGACGGCCTGGTGCGCCGGGTGTACATCACCGGCGGCGACGACCTCAGGGTGCCCGGCGACCCCGCGCACGGCGCCGACCAGTGCTTCCAGGACGCCTACAGGCTGGTGCTGCCCCGATCACTGGAGGCCACCGTCCCCGGCCTGGTCGCCCCGGCCAAGAGCCGCACCACACCTCCGTCGACCCCAACGGTCATCGACTGGTTCGCCGACCGCCACCACGTCCTGGACCGGGTGCAGGTCGAGACCACCACCCTGGCCACCGACCGGCACCGGTCCGTCATCTACGACATCCACGACCGCACCTGGACGCTGCCCGCCGCCGCCCTGGTCCCGGGCACCGCCGCCCACGCCCGCCTGGCCCGGGTACGGGACATGGTCGCCCTCGCCGACAGCGCGGTGCGCGCCGCCGCGACCGCGACCGTTCCCAGCCGCGCCGCCCGCGCCAAGGAGCGAGTGGCCGACCTGGTGGCCCGCGCCCGCCATGAGTGGTCCGGGGACCTGGCCCCCGAACTCGCCGACCTGGACACCGACGCAGGAATGGAACAGTGCCGCGAGGCGCTGGCGGACGTGGTGGCACGGCATGTCGACCGGGCGGACAGGCGCCTGCGCAGCAACCCCGGGCGGCTGGCGGAGGGAGCGCCAGCGCTGTCCAAGGCCCGTGCGTTGAGCCACCGCCTCTCCCAGCCCGGCCCCGCAGAGCCCGCGGAAGCCGCCCTTTGA
- a CDS encoding type I-E CRISPR-associated protein Cse2/CasB, whose protein sequence is MSNEPTVPAGWDRAALESHLASPRRGWARDLTSRGLEVAVESDAGPLARQITGQDVDTPAHTAVWLVLALAGLGRTGEPGSGVTLGAYLAGLGRHRGREHYRRIVSYSAGSEPARTVQMVAAVLRGGGRGPAPDPVLLAADLADQLSPDAQVRRRVAMRWASTLAEAGVNAT, encoded by the coding sequence ATGAGCAACGAACCGACCGTTCCGGCCGGGTGGGACCGGGCGGCGCTGGAGAGCCACCTGGCCAGCCCCCGCCGGGGGTGGGCCCGCGACCTCACCAGCCGCGGCCTGGAGGTCGCCGTGGAGTCCGACGCCGGACCCCTCGCCCGCCAGATCACCGGCCAGGACGTGGACACCCCCGCTCACACCGCCGTGTGGCTGGTCCTGGCCCTGGCCGGCCTCGGCCGGACCGGCGAGCCCGGCAGCGGCGTGACCTTGGGCGCGTACCTGGCCGGCCTCGGCCGGCACCGCGGCCGCGAGCACTACCGGCGCATCGTGTCCTACAGCGCCGGTTCCGAGCCCGCCCGGACGGTGCAGATGGTGGCCGCGGTCCTGCGCGGTGGCGGCCGAGGCCCGGCCCCGGACCCGGTCCTGCTGGCCGCCGACCTGGCCGACCAGCTCAGCCCCGACGCCCAGGTGCGCCGCCGCGTCGCGATGCGGTGGGCCAGCACCCTGGCTGAGGCGGGCGTCAACGCCACCTGA